CGCATATTTCCGGGAAAATGAGAATGCACTATATTAAGATATTACCGGGAGACCGTGTAAAATTAGAAATGTCTCCTTACGACTTATCTAAGGCGAGAATCACCTACAGATATAAATAAGGAGTCGATCACCTCAAATTAACACTTAAGTATACTCAGATGAAAGTCAAAGCATCAGTTAAAAAGCGCAGTGAGGACTGCAAAGTTATACGCCGTAAGGGGAAGGTATATGTAATCAATAAGAAGAACCCACGGTATAAACAAAGACAAGGTTAATCATATGGCACGTATTTCAGGAGTTGATATTCCCGACCGTAAAAGAGGCGAAATTTCTTTAACGTATATTTTCGGAATCGGTCGCAGTTCTGCTAAGAAGATACTCGACAAGGCGGGAGTTGATTTGAATAAAAAAGTTGTTGACTGGACAGACGACGAATCAGGTGCGATTCGTGCGGTTATTGCCGGTGAGTACAAAGTGGAGGGTGCACTGAAGTCGGAAGTTCAATTGAGCATTAAGCGCTTGATGGATATTGCTTGTTACAGAGGTCTTCGTCATCGTAAGGGATTGCCATTGCGCGGACAGAGAACCAAAAATAACTCTCGTACTCGTAAGGGTAAGCGTAAGACAATCGCTAATAAGAAAAAGGCTACTAAATAAACAATGAGCAGTGGTTAGTCCACACTTATTCCTCGAGCAATGGCACAAAATAAAAGAAAAGATAAAGCAAAAAAGAGAGTGGTAGTTGTTGAATCTGTTGGTCAGGTTCATATCAAGGCTTCTTTCAATAATATAATTATCTCTATTACTAACAACAATGGCCAGGTTATTTCCTGGGGTTCTGCTGGTAAGATGGGATTCCGCGGGTCCAAGAAAAACACTCCGTACGCTGCTCAGACAGCTGCTCAGAGTGCAGCACAAGTTGCGTTTGATCTTGGAATGCGCAAGGCTGAGGTTTTTGTTAAAGGACCAGGATCTGGCCGTGAATCGGCAATTCGTACGATTCAAAATGCAGGAATTGAAGTGATGACCATTAGAGATATCACGCCGCTTCCGCACAACGGCTGCCGTCCCCCAAAACGCCGTAGAGTATAGTAAAATCATCCATTCGTAATTTGGACACTGGGGTTACAGAATGGTTTTAATTAGTTATAATAAATAAAAAAGTTTTTTAATGGCACGTTATACAGGTCCCAAATCGAAGATTGCAAGACGTTATGGAGAACCCATCATGGGTCCAAGCAAAGCGCTTGCAAAGAAAAATTACCCTCCCGGCATGCACGGAAAGGGTCGCCGCTCCAAAAAATCGGAGTATGCGTTACAATTGATGGAAAAGCAAAAGGTGAAATTCATCTACGGTATTCTTGAAAGACAGTTCCGTAACCTTTTTGAGAAAGCATCTGTCAAAGACGGTATCACTGGTGAAAACCTTTTGAAATACTGCGAAGCACGTCTTGACAATACAGTTTACCGGTTGGGTATTGCTCCCACGAGAAGAGCTGCCAGACAATTGGTTTCACACAAGCATATTTTGGTTGATGGTGAAATCGTTAACATTCCGTCTTACTCACTTCGTCCCGGACAAGTAGTTACTGTCCGCGAAAAGTCTAAGTCGCTTGAATCTGTTGCAGAAAGCCTTGCAGGCCATAGTTCCAGAGGTTTCAACTGGCTGGAATGGGATGGGCAGCAGTTGTCGGGTAAATTTGTAACTTTCCCTGAGCGCGAGCAAATTCCTGAAAACATCAACGAGCAGCTTATCGTTGAGTTGTATTCTAAATAATCTTCATAATTCTGGTACTTCCCCGGCAACCGGGGAAGTACTTTTTAGCCGTTAACGGCAATTTTGCGATCGCAAAGGTAACGGTAGCGTGATCAACTATCATTTACTACTATAAAAGGAGCAAAGACTATGTCAATATTAGCTTTCCAAATGCCTGATAAGGTCGTCATGGAAAAAGCAGATGACTTTCACGGGTTGTTTGAGTTTAAGCCTTTAGAGAAAGGATACGGCGTAACAATTGGTAATGCGTTACGTAGGATACTTCTTTCTTCTTTAGAAGGTTACGCCATCACGAGTGTGAAGTTCCCAGGCGTGCTTCACGAATTCTCTTCTATCGAAGGTATTGTAGAGGATGTTACAGAAATCATCCTGAACCTGAAAATGGTTCGTTTCAAAAAAGTTTCTGATTTGAGTGAAAGCAGGATAGTTGTAAATCTGAAAAATGTTTCTGCTATTACAGCTGGTGACATTGGAAAATTTACAAATGCATTTGAAGTTCTGAATCCGGACCAGATTATCTGTCATATAGATGATCAGAAGGAGTTCGAGATGGAACTTTTGCTAGATAAAGGTAGAGGATATGTCCCAGCTGACGAACCACGTGCAAACGAACTGCCGTTTGGTTACATCGCAGTTGACTCGATTTACACACCTATCAAGAATGTAAAATACAGTGTTGAAAATACACGTGTTGAACAACGTACCGACTACGAACGTCTTTTGATTGATATTCAAACTGATGGATCGATTCATCCTGAGGATGCCCTGAAAGGAGCAGCAAATATTTTAATTCAGCACTTTATGCTGTTCTCGGATCAGACAATGACCTTCGAGAAGCAAAAGGCAGAAGAGGATAACCAGGTTGATGAAGAAATGTTACGCATGAGGAAGCTTCTGAAGACTTCTTTGTCGGAGCTGGACCTTTCTGTACGTGCATATAACTGTTTGAAATCGGCTGATGTTAAATCACTTGGTGATTTGGTAAGGCTGGAAATTTCGGACATGATGAAATTCCGTAACTTTGGTAAAAAGTCCTTGACAGAGTTAGAGCAGCTCGTTGCTGATAAACAACTCACCTTTGGAATGGATGTAGCCAAATATCGCCTGGACGAGGATTGACAATTATTTCCATTATAAGTATGTATTCTGTAGCGCGCGAATCGCAGCTCGAAGCAACTAAACAACAAAACAATGAGACACGGTAAGAAAGATAATCATTTAGGAAGAACAGCATCTCACCGCAAGGCGATGCTTTCAAACATGGCTTCCTCTTTGATTCTTCACAAAAGAATTGAAACAACTCTGGCAAAAGCGAAAGAACTTCGTAAGTACGTTGAACCTTTGCTAACCCGCGCAAAAGAAGATTCTACCCACAACAGAAGAATTGTATTTTCCTATCTGAACGACAAGGAATCTACTAAGGAGCTTTTTGGTACAGTATCCGACAAGATTGCTTCTCGCCCAGGTGGTTATACGCGTATTATCAAGCTTGGAAACAGACTTGGTGATGCTGCTGAGACTGCGCTGATCGAGCTGGTTGATTTCAATGATGCATTACTGCTTGCAAATGCTGACAAGCCTGCGAAGACTCGTCGTAGCAGAAGAGGTGGTAGCAAGAAAGAAGGAGCTGCTGAAACAACAGCTGCTGCGCCAGTTAAGAAAGAAGATCATCCAATAGTTGAAGAGTCAGAAACAGCTGTTGATGAAACTCCGAAGAACGAAGAATCATCCGAAGCTACTGATAAAGAGTAGTTTTGGAAACTGATTAAAATATACAAAGGGTTAAACGTTTTCGTTTAACCCTTTTTTTTGAGCAAAAAGCTGTATTTTTGCACGAATT
This Dyadobacter sp. UC 10 DNA region includes the following protein-coding sequences:
- the infA gene encoding translation initiation factor IF-1, encoding MAKQASIEQDGVILEALSNAMFRVVLENKHEVIAHISGKMRMHYIKILPGDRVKLEMSPYDLSKARITYRYK
- the ykgO gene encoding type B 50S ribosomal protein L36; its protein translation is MKVKASVKKRSEDCKVIRRKGKVYVINKKNPRYKQRQG
- the rpsM gene encoding 30S ribosomal protein S13, encoding MARISGVDIPDRKRGEISLTYIFGIGRSSAKKILDKAGVDLNKKVVDWTDDESGAIRAVIAGEYKVEGALKSEVQLSIKRLMDIACYRGLRHRKGLPLRGQRTKNNSRTRKGKRKTIANKKKATK
- the rpsK gene encoding 30S ribosomal protein S11; protein product: MAQNKRKDKAKKRVVVVESVGQVHIKASFNNIIISITNNNGQVISWGSAGKMGFRGSKKNTPYAAQTAAQSAAQVAFDLGMRKAEVFVKGPGSGRESAIRTIQNAGIEVMTIRDITPLPHNGCRPPKRRRV
- the rpsD gene encoding 30S ribosomal protein S4; the encoded protein is MARYTGPKSKIARRYGEPIMGPSKALAKKNYPPGMHGKGRRSKKSEYALQLMEKQKVKFIYGILERQFRNLFEKASVKDGITGENLLKYCEARLDNTVYRLGIAPTRRAARQLVSHKHILVDGEIVNIPSYSLRPGQVVTVREKSKSLESVAESLAGHSSRGFNWLEWDGQQLSGKFVTFPEREQIPENINEQLIVELYSK
- a CDS encoding DNA-directed RNA polymerase subunit alpha; the protein is MSILAFQMPDKVVMEKADDFHGLFEFKPLEKGYGVTIGNALRRILLSSLEGYAITSVKFPGVLHEFSSIEGIVEDVTEIILNLKMVRFKKVSDLSESRIVVNLKNVSAITAGDIGKFTNAFEVLNPDQIICHIDDQKEFEMELLLDKGRGYVPADEPRANELPFGYIAVDSIYTPIKNVKYSVENTRVEQRTDYERLLIDIQTDGSIHPEDALKGAANILIQHFMLFSDQTMTFEKQKAEEDNQVDEEMLRMRKLLKTSLSELDLSVRAYNCLKSADVKSLGDLVRLEISDMMKFRNFGKKSLTELEQLVADKQLTFGMDVAKYRLDED
- the rplQ gene encoding 50S ribosomal protein L17; the protein is MRHGKKDNHLGRTASHRKAMLSNMASSLILHKRIETTLAKAKELRKYVEPLLTRAKEDSTHNRRIVFSYLNDKESTKELFGTVSDKIASRPGGYTRIIKLGNRLGDAAETALIELVDFNDALLLANADKPAKTRRSRRGGSKKEGAAETTAAAPVKKEDHPIVEESETAVDETPKNEESSEATDKE